In bacterium (Candidatus Blackallbacteria) CG13_big_fil_rev_8_21_14_2_50_49_14, a genomic segment contains:
- the murD gene encoding UDP-N-acetylmuramoyl-L-alanine--D-glutamate ligase, whose translation MKACQASFWKNRWVVVLGAARSGIAAARFLKGLGNQVSVSDQGLIPQTLQAELDSLGIAWEEGGHSAALLSSAEAMIASPGIPLSAYPFCVAKEQGIPVISEIELAGQFLQVPVIAVTGSNGKTTSVTLIHALLEEAGFRTALGGNIGTPLISFVDQPLDWVVAELSSFQLETTYSFRPRIGILLNLYPNHLDRHESMEHYFALKCRIFQAQQAEDFALSNWDNDWCQEIPETLQKNIQWFSLHPGPDVLAWIQDGQLYRQTEQGPEAVIALRDLPLLGSHNHENYLTLLSVSALLKIPKAAVLSAIQRIQGIPHRVEKIADLQGRVFINDSKATNYLATIKALESLEPPLILLAGGRDKGGDFCPLAQVIQNRVKHVILLGEAASHFAQELHKTEYNQISMATSLQDAVQKAWELSQPGDHILLSPACASYDMFANFEKRGESFKACVASLTP comes from the coding sequence ATGAAAGCCTGTCAAGCAAGTTTTTGGAAAAATCGCTGGGTGGTCGTTTTGGGGGCTGCCCGCAGTGGCATTGCGGCTGCCCGTTTTCTCAAGGGGCTGGGCAATCAGGTTAGCGTCAGTGACCAGGGTTTGATTCCTCAAACCCTTCAAGCAGAGCTGGATTCGCTGGGGATTGCCTGGGAAGAAGGTGGGCACAGTGCGGCCTTGCTTTCATCTGCTGAAGCCATGATTGCCAGTCCTGGCATTCCCTTAAGCGCTTATCCCTTTTGTGTGGCCAAAGAGCAGGGTATTCCTGTGATCAGCGAAATTGAGCTGGCAGGCCAGTTTCTGCAGGTTCCCGTGATTGCCGTGACCGGCAGCAATGGCAAAACCACAAGCGTGACCTTGATTCACGCTTTGCTTGAAGAGGCTGGTTTTCGCACCGCTTTGGGAGGCAATATCGGCACGCCTTTGATTTCTTTTGTCGATCAGCCATTGGATTGGGTGGTGGCTGAATTGAGTTCGTTTCAGCTTGAAACCACTTACAGTTTTCGTCCTCGAATCGGTATTCTTTTAAATCTCTACCCCAACCATCTCGATCGCCATGAAAGCATGGAGCATTATTTTGCTTTAAAATGCCGTATTTTTCAGGCTCAACAGGCAGAAGACTTCGCTTTGAGCAATTGGGACAATGATTGGTGTCAGGAAATACCTGAAACACTTCAGAAAAATATTCAATGGTTTTCTCTGCATCCGGGGCCCGATGTTTTGGCCTGGATTCAGGACGGACAACTTTACCGCCAGACAGAACAGGGCCCTGAAGCGGTGATCGCTTTGCGTGATTTGCCTCTCTTGGGCAGCCACAACCATGAAAATTATTTGACTTTGCTTTCTGTTTCCGCCTTGCTGAAGATTCCGAAGGCGGCAGTGCTCAGCGCGATTCAACGGATTCAGGGCATTCCCCATCGGGTTGAAAAAATTGCAGATTTGCAAGGGCGTGTTTTTATCAACGACTCCAAGGCCACGAATTATCTCGCCACAATCAAGGCGCTTGAAAGTCTGGAGCCCCCTTTGATTCTTTTGGCGGGAGGCCGTGACAAAGGGGGGGATTTTTGCCCTTTGGCCCAGGTGATTCAGAACCGTGTCAAACATGTTATTTTGCTGGGTGAAGCGGCCTCGCATTTTGCCCAGGAACTTCATAAAACGGAGTATAATCAAATCAGCATGGCGACTTCCCTGCAGGATGCCGTTCAGAAGGCTTGGGAACTTTCTCAGCCGGGTGATCATATTCTGCTTTCTCCCGCCTGTGCCAGTTATGATATGTTCGCCAATTTTGAAAAAAGAGGGGAGAGTTTTAAAGCCTGTGTTGCTTCGCTCACCCCCTAA
- a CDS encoding ATP-dependent Clp protease ATP-binding subunit ClpC, producing the protein MFERFTEKAIKVIMLAQEEARRLGHNFVGTEQILLGLIGEGTGIAAKTLKSLGVTLRDARVEVEKIIGRGSGFVAVEIPFTPRAKRVLELSWDEARQLGHNYIGTEHLLLGLIREGEGVAVRVLENVGVELARVRSTVIRMLGETTTTTSSSTSARSKTPTLDEFGTNLTQQAEDNRLDPVIGREKEIQRVIEILGRRTKNNPVLIGEPGVGKTAIAEGLAQMITSGTVPDILTDKRVVMLDIGSLVAGTKYRGEFEERLKKIMEEIRNAGNIILVIDEMHTLIGAGAAEGAVDAANILKPALARGELQCIGATTLDEYRKHIERDAALERRFQPIMVDQPSVEDTISILWGLRDRYEAYHKLKISDEALVAAARLADRYISDRFLPDKAIDLMDEAASKVRLRNSLLPPEAKELEKELKEVSKKKEEAIRDQDFEGAGNLRDQEQSIRDQIREMTLEWKDKKGQTQQLVVDEDHIAEVVAGWTKIPVSKLTEGETERLLKMEDVLHERIIGQHEAVTAISKAIRRTRAGLKNPKRPIGAFIFSGPSGVGKTELAKVLSSFYFGSEDALIRVDMSEYMERHSVSKLIGSPPGYVGFQEGGQLTEMVRRKPYSVILFDEIEKAHPDTFNVLLQIMEDGRLSDSKGRVVDFKNTILIMTSNIGARAIEKGGGGLGFHTGGGSEEESRYERIRERVMDELKQNFRPEFLNRVTETIVFHPLKKEEIREIVDIMLVEVKERLKEADIQMTFDVSLKDMLGREGYDEKSGARPLRRTISKRIEDPLSEELLLGKIPLNTPLVLKSREDSSIYFEPDEPEETAEPEKEPVESAN; encoded by the coding sequence ATGTTCGAGCGGTTTACCGAAAAAGCCATCAAGGTGATCATGCTGGCACAGGAAGAAGCCCGCCGGCTGGGTCATAATTTTGTAGGCACCGAACAGATTCTCTTGGGACTGATCGGTGAGGGTACCGGAATTGCAGCCAAAACGCTCAAAAGTCTGGGCGTCACTTTGCGCGATGCCCGTGTAGAAGTCGAAAAAATCATTGGCCGTGGGTCAGGTTTTGTTGCTGTGGAGATTCCGTTTACGCCGCGTGCGAAACGTGTTCTCGAGCTATCTTGGGATGAAGCACGCCAACTGGGGCATAACTATATCGGCACTGAGCATCTGCTCTTGGGGCTGATTCGGGAAGGGGAAGGTGTAGCCGTTCGTGTTTTGGAAAACGTTGGCGTTGAGCTGGCCCGTGTGCGTTCGACCGTGATTCGGATGCTGGGTGAAACCACGACCACCACTTCTTCGTCTACCTCTGCGCGTAGCAAAACGCCCACCTTGGATGAGTTTGGAACCAATTTAACGCAACAGGCTGAAGACAACCGTCTCGACCCTGTGATTGGGCGAGAAAAAGAAATTCAGCGTGTCATAGAAATTCTGGGTCGAAGAACCAAGAATAATCCGGTTCTGATTGGCGAGCCTGGGGTGGGTAAAACGGCGATTGCTGAAGGCCTGGCCCAGATGATTACCTCGGGAACCGTGCCCGATATCCTCACCGATAAGCGCGTGGTGATGTTGGATATTGGCTCTTTGGTGGCTGGTACCAAGTATCGCGGTGAATTTGAAGAGCGCCTGAAAAAAATCATGGAAGAAATCCGCAATGCGGGCAATATTATTCTTGTGATTGACGAAATGCATACCCTGATTGGGGCCGGTGCTGCCGAAGGTGCTGTGGATGCTGCCAATATTCTCAAACCGGCTTTGGCACGGGGTGAGCTGCAGTGTATTGGGGCTACTACCTTGGATGAATACCGCAAGCATATTGAGCGTGATGCTGCTCTGGAGCGTCGTTTCCAACCGATTATGGTGGACCAGCCTTCGGTTGAAGATACGATTTCGATTCTCTGGGGATTGCGTGATCGCTACGAAGCCTATCACAAGCTTAAAATTTCGGATGAGGCACTGGTGGCCGCAGCTCGTTTGGCTGACCGTTATATTTCAGACCGTTTCTTGCCCGATAAGGCCATTGACTTAATGGACGAAGCTGCCTCAAAAGTGCGCTTGCGCAACTCCTTGCTGCCACCTGAGGCCAAGGAACTTGAAAAAGAGCTGAAAGAAGTCAGCAAGAAAAAAGAAGAAGCGATTCGCGATCAGGACTTTGAAGGTGCTGGCAACCTGAGAGATCAGGAGCAAAGCATTCGTGATCAGATTCGTGAAATGACGCTTGAATGGAAAGATAAAAAAGGCCAGACCCAGCAATTGGTTGTGGATGAAGACCATATTGCTGAAGTCGTCGCTGGCTGGACCAAGATCCCTGTTTCCAAGTTGACCGAAGGTGAAACCGAACGGCTCTTGAAAATGGAAGATGTTCTGCATGAACGGATCATTGGTCAGCATGAAGCGGTTACTGCCATTTCCAAAGCCATTCGCCGTACCCGTGCTGGTCTGAAGAATCCCAAGCGTCCGATTGGCGCCTTTATTTTCTCGGGCCCCAGTGGGGTGGGTAAAACTGAACTGGCGAAGGTGCTCTCTTCTTTCTATTTTGGCTCTGAAGATGCCTTGATTCGCGTGGATATGTCAGAATATATGGAACGCCATTCAGTCTCTAAGCTGATTGGTTCTCCACCTGGCTATGTAGGCTTTCAAGAAGGGGGCCAATTGACAGAAATGGTGCGTCGCAAACCCTATTCGGTGATTCTCTTTGACGAGATTGAAAAAGCGCACCCCGATACCTTCAATGTCTTGCTGCAAATCATGGAAGACGGCCGTCTCAGTGACTCCAAAGGCCGTGTTGTGGATTTCAAAAACACAATCCTGATCATGACCAGCAATATTGGCGCCCGTGCAATTGAAAAGGGCGGCGGCGGTCTCGGTTTCCATACCGGAGGCGGCAGCGAAGAAGAAAGCCGTTACGAACGGATTCGTGAGCGCGTGATGGATGAACTCAAGCAGAATTTCCGCCCTGAGTTTCTCAACCGCGTGACGGAAACGATCGTCTTCCATCCGCTGAAGAAAGAAGAAATTCGCGAAATCGTGGATATCATGCTGGTTGAAGTGAAAGAGCGTCTGAAGGAAGCGGATATTCAAATGACCTTTGATGTCAGCCTCAAGGATATGCTCGGACGCGAAGGCTATGATGAAAAATCAGGTGCCCGTCCCCTGCGTCGGACCATTTCCAAGCGGATTGAAGATCCCCTTTCAGAGGAGTTATTGTTGGGTAAAATTCCCCTCAATACGCCGCTGGTGCTCAAATCGCGTGAAGACAGTTCAATTTATTTTGAACCTGACGAACCCGAAGAGACTGCTGAACCCGAAAAAGAGCCGGTTGAATCAGCGAACTGA
- the murG gene encoding undecaprenyldiphospho-muramoylpentapeptide beta-N-acetylglucosaminyltransferase, which yields MKPEILITCGGTGGHIYPGLAVGRMLQAQGCEIRFMGSDSRMEKDKIPAEGFAFVGLPVQQLRKNQPVRSLKMLWNCIRMARQNLRKQRPVAVLGLGSYITVPAIVAAWQEKIPVILLETNVVPGKANQYLARIAKAVALAHAETEKYLPAGPLSRVTGSPIRPEILEGSREAGFKRFQLDAHCKTVSLIGGSQGAQRLNLALLRALPELLALENLQIVHVCGASNEAAVREAAGEYAIHPRYRLLNYVDDMPDLLACTDLVISRAGASSIAELLACQIPSILIPGSFGGGHQLDNAQVLDQAGAAILFSEAQLEQGALGTVIRDVITDTERLGKMRENCSRLNSPLAAEKVAQLVLEMISTPKEEAFAC from the coding sequence ATGAAACCCGAGATTCTGATTACCTGCGGGGGCACGGGCGGGCATATTTATCCAGGTTTAGCGGTGGGACGTATGCTGCAGGCTCAGGGCTGTGAAATTCGTTTTATGGGTTCAGATTCACGCATGGAAAAAGACAAAATTCCCGCTGAAGGTTTTGCTTTTGTCGGCTTGCCGGTTCAGCAACTGCGAAAAAATCAGCCTGTTCGCAGCTTGAAAATGCTCTGGAACTGTATCCGTATGGCGCGCCAGAATCTTCGCAAACAGCGGCCGGTTGCCGTTTTGGGCTTGGGCTCCTATATCACCGTGCCTGCGATTGTGGCGGCCTGGCAGGAAAAAATTCCTGTGATTTTATTGGAAACCAATGTGGTGCCTGGTAAAGCCAATCAGTATTTGGCACGGATTGCCAAGGCCGTTGCTTTGGCACATGCTGAAACAGAGAAGTATCTTCCCGCAGGCCCCCTGAGCCGTGTGACGGGCAGCCCGATTCGGCCTGAGATTTTAGAGGGTTCCCGCGAAGCGGGTTTCAAGCGTTTTCAGTTGGATGCCCACTGCAAAACCGTGAGTTTGATTGGCGGCAGTCAAGGCGCGCAAAGATTGAATCTGGCCTTGCTTCGGGCTTTGCCTGAGCTATTGGCGCTTGAAAACCTTCAGATTGTACATGTCTGTGGGGCCAGCAATGAAGCGGCAGTGCGTGAAGCTGCCGGTGAGTATGCTATTCACCCCCGTTACCGTTTGTTAAACTATGTAGACGATATGCCAGATTTGCTGGCATGCACCGATTTGGTGATTTCCAGAGCGGGTGCTTCAAGTATTGCGGAGCTTTTGGCGTGTCAGATCCCTTCTATTCTGATTCCCGGTTCCTTTGGTGGGGGCCACCAGTTGGACAATGCGCAGGTTTTGGACCAGGCGGGTGCCGCGATTCTTTTTTCGGAAGCACAACTTGAGCAAGGCGCCCTGGGAACCGTGATTCGGGATGTAATTACAGATACAGAAAGATTGGGCAAAATGCGCGAAAATTGTAGTCGGCTGAACTCCCCCCTTGCCGCAGAGAAAGTTGCCCAGCTGGTACTTGAGATGATTTCCACCCCCAAAGAAGAGGCTTTTGCATGTTGA
- a CDS encoding MFS transporter, which yields MIEVKNVSKYYSHHTAVDNLSFSVPKGTILGFLGPNGAGKTTTMRMITGFMAPSEGVIEVAGCDTVTQSMEARKKIGYLPETPPLYNELTVKSYLDFVARLKGLKNSRERKARIDEVAESCWITDVLNKSPQKLSKGYRQRVGLAQAIIHRPEVIVLDEPTIGLDPKQIQETRKLIKSLGGQHTLILSTHILPEVQMTCDRVIIINKGRILAEDSPENLIARNSGLQQISLCVRGPLAELEAFLSQMPALESWRFEHSQGELHSFRLHSRQTDIQEELARQVVARDWGLRSLQAAGGTLEDVFIQLVTQEGASA from the coding sequence GTGATTGAAGTCAAAAATGTTTCAAAGTATTACTCTCATCATACAGCCGTCGACAATTTAAGCTTTTCAGTTCCCAAAGGAACCATTCTGGGTTTTCTGGGCCCTAATGGCGCAGGCAAAACGACGACCATGCGCATGATTACAGGGTTTATGGCTCCCAGTGAAGGCGTGATTGAAGTGGCGGGTTGTGATACCGTAACCCAGTCGATGGAAGCACGTAAAAAGATCGGCTATTTACCCGAAACCCCTCCCTTGTATAACGAGTTGACGGTGAAGTCCTATCTTGATTTTGTCGCGCGTTTGAAAGGCTTGAAAAACAGCCGTGAACGCAAGGCACGTATTGATGAGGTCGCGGAATCCTGTTGGATTACCGATGTTTTAAACAAATCTCCGCAAAAGCTCTCCAAGGGCTACCGCCAGCGGGTGGGTCTGGCCCAGGCGATTATTCACCGGCCCGAGGTGATTGTGCTCGATGAGCCCACGATTGGCTTGGATCCCAAACAGATACAGGAAACCCGCAAGCTGATTAAAAGCTTGGGGGGGCAGCATACCTTGATTTTGAGCACGCATATTTTGCCAGAAGTGCAAATGACCTGTGACCGCGTGATCATTATCAACAAAGGGCGGATTTTAGCTGAAGACAGCCCTGAAAACCTAATCGCCAGAAATTCTGGCTTGCAGCAGATCTCGCTATGTGTGCGTGGCCCTTTGGCTGAGCTTGAAGCATTTTTAAGTCAAATGCCTGCGCTTGAATCCTGGCGCTTTGAACACAGTCAGGGCGAATTGCACAGTTTTCGTTTGCACAGCCGCCAGACAGATATTCAGGAAGAACTGGCCCGCCAGGTGGTGGCCCGTGATTGGGGCTTGCGTTCGCTGCAAGCGGCCGGTGGCACGCTTGAGGATGTCTTTATTCAATTGGTGACCCAGGAAGGAGCCTCTGCATGA
- a CDS encoding 4a-hydroxytetrahydrobiopterin dehydratase translates to MSSPLSESEIIAALQSLPGWHYEDHRLSKQFQFQNFREAVSFIVRLSFHAEELNHHPELKNVYGQVELALTTHDAGNQVTQKDIQLAQAIESFNWLK, encoded by the coding sequence ATGTCATCCCCCTTATCAGAATCAGAAATTATCGCTGCTTTGCAAAGCCTTCCCGGCTGGCATTATGAAGACCACCGTCTTTCGAAACAGTTTCAGTTTCAGAATTTTCGCGAAGCTGTCAGTTTTATTGTGCGCTTGAGTTTTCATGCTGAAGAATTGAATCACCATCCTGAGTTGAAGAATGTGTATGGTCAGGTAGAGTTGGCCTTAACGACTCATGACGCAGGCAATCAGGTGACGCAAAAAGATATTCAACTGGCTCAGGCCATCGAATCTTTTAATTGGCTGAAATAG
- a CDS encoding glutathione peroxidase translates to MKNLITALILATAASLASSAWAKDTACPALLNHSFKNLKGKTENLCQYQNKVVLVVNTASFCGYTPQYKDLQELYRKYQAKGLVILGFPANDFGRQEPGSDKEISEFCTKNFQVSFPMFSKSSVKGTAINPLFTELKKRTGEAPLWNFHKYLIDRKTQTVLSFNSSVSPLAPQFIQALEKMLKDVPQSAR, encoded by the coding sequence ATGAAAAACCTGATCACCGCTCTGATTTTGGCCACAGCCGCCTCACTCGCTTCATCAGCCTGGGCCAAAGATACAGCCTGCCCCGCCTTACTCAATCACAGTTTCAAAAACTTGAAAGGAAAAACTGAAAACCTCTGTCAATACCAAAACAAGGTGGTTTTGGTCGTCAATACCGCCAGCTTTTGTGGTTATACGCCGCAGTATAAGGATTTGCAAGAACTCTATCGCAAATATCAAGCCAAAGGGTTGGTCATTTTGGGCTTTCCAGCCAATGATTTCGGTCGTCAGGAACCGGGTTCCGACAAAGAGATTTCAGAGTTCTGCACAAAAAACTTTCAGGTTTCTTTTCCCATGTTCAGCAAAAGCTCGGTCAAAGGCACCGCTATCAACCCACTCTTTACAGAGTTGAAAAAACGCACAGGAGAAGCCCCGCTTTGGAATTTTCATAAATATCTGATTGATCGCAAAACACAAACCGTTTTAAGTTTTAACAGTTCAGTTTCACCTCTGGCTCCTCAGTTTATTCAGGCGTTGGAGAAGATGCTAAAAGATGTGCCACAATCTGCACGCTGA
- a CDS encoding phospho-N-acetylmuramoyl-pentapeptide-transferase: MQTLLALSTVPLTALLAVFFGRYAVEILRRLKLGQHIREEGPQSHLSKGGTPTMGGIIFLIPLLLVTFFFSRPTPHTLILIGLVVLTTSVGFIDDFQKIWLKNNKGITPKQKLAGQIFVGFLLGAYLQWGPPQHAPYTELPFLGADLPLGWLFVPFVILFFVSTTNAVNLTDGLDGLASSVALVTLATLTALLILKGGLNDPLMLPGVILGLSTIGGCLGFLWYNSHPAQVFMGDTGSLGLGGIIAVMAVLGHLELWFLLVGIIFVAEALSVVLQVTYFKKTRKRLFRMSPLHHHFELGGWKETQVVNRFSFVAVLFCLISFIGYYGTHGLP, encoded by the coding sequence ATGCAAACCCTCCTGGCATTAAGCACTGTTCCTTTAACAGCTCTTTTAGCTGTATTTTTTGGCCGCTATGCGGTAGAAATCTTGCGCCGACTTAAACTGGGGCAACATATTCGTGAAGAAGGCCCCCAGTCTCATTTGAGCAAGGGGGGAACGCCCACCATGGGCGGTATTATTTTCCTGATTCCCCTGCTGTTGGTGACTTTTTTCTTTTCCCGCCCCACCCCCCATACCCTGATTTTGATAGGTTTGGTGGTTTTAACCACCTCTGTGGGATTTATTGATGATTTTCAAAAAATTTGGTTGAAGAACAACAAGGGCATTACCCCGAAACAAAAACTGGCGGGCCAGATTTTTGTGGGTTTTTTATTGGGGGCTTATTTGCAATGGGGCCCCCCGCAGCATGCACCCTATACTGAATTGCCTTTTTTGGGGGCAGATCTGCCTTTGGGGTGGCTCTTTGTACCCTTTGTGATTCTTTTCTTTGTCTCAACCACCAACGCCGTGAACTTAACCGATGGTTTGGATGGCTTGGCTTCGAGCGTGGCTTTGGTCACCTTGGCGACCTTGACAGCCCTTTTGATTTTAAAGGGCGGGTTAAACGACCCCTTGATGCTGCCTGGGGTTATTTTGGGGCTGTCTACAATTGGGGGTTGTTTGGGCTTTCTCTGGTATAACAGCCATCCGGCCCAGGTTTTTATGGGGGATACGGGATCTTTGGGCTTGGGCGGAATTATTGCCGTGATGGCAGTTTTGGGGCATCTTGAGCTTTGGTTTTTACTGGTGGGGATTATTTTCGTGGCAGAAGCACTTTCCGTGGTGCTTCAAGTGACCTATTTCAAAAAAACGCGCAAACGTCTGTTTCGCATGAGCCCTTTGCACCACCATTTTGAATTGGGGGGCTGGAAAGAAACCCAGGTGGTAAACCGTTTCAGCTTTGTCGCCGTTCTCTTTTGCCTGATTTCGTTTATTGGCTATTACGGAACACATGGGTTGCCCTGA
- a CDS encoding ABC transporter permease: MTQIWALSLKELKAYFASPIAYVVMAMFLLISGYFFAMILAYSKDIAMMRYLFANMTVILLLLSPLFAMRLFAEEQRNKTLELLMTSPISDAGIVMGKFLAIALLLGAMLLSTAHFPILLMVLGKPDILPILTGYLGLFLMGCSFLAIGMLTSTWTQNQIIAAVSSFSISLLLWFLGSSGSLVGAELGSLMNYLSLNSHFESFSKGVLNSSDLIYYLSVIGLLLFLTVRSLETRRWR, translated from the coding sequence ATGACACAGATTTGGGCACTTTCACTCAAAGAACTTAAAGCTTATTTCGCCTCTCCGATTGCCTATGTGGTGATGGCGATGTTTCTTTTGATCTCAGGCTATTTCTTTGCCATGATTCTGGCCTATAGCAAAGATATTGCGATGATGCGTTATCTCTTTGCCAATATGACCGTGATTTTACTTTTGCTCAGCCCGCTTTTTGCCATGCGGCTTTTTGCGGAAGAGCAACGCAATAAAACACTTGAACTTCTGATGACCTCGCCGATCAGTGATGCCGGGATTGTCATGGGTAAATTTTTAGCGATTGCCCTGCTTTTGGGTGCAATGTTGCTTTCAACGGCTCATTTCCCGATTCTGCTGATGGTCTTGGGCAAGCCGGATATCTTGCCGATTTTAACAGGATATCTGGGACTTTTTCTGATGGGCTGCTCGTTCCTTGCGATTGGCATGCTGACCTCAACCTGGACTCAAAACCAGATTATTGCTGCGGTTTCTTCTTTCTCGATTTCGCTCCTGCTCTGGTTTCTCGGCTCATCAGGCAGTCTGGTGGGGGCTGAATTGGGAAGTTTGATGAATTATCTTTCACTCAACAGTCACTTTGAAAGTTTTTCAAAGGGTGTGCTCAACAGCAGTGATTTGATTTATTATCTGAGCGTGATTGGTTTGCTTTTGTTTCTGACCGTGCGCTCGCTTGAAACCCGTCGTTGGAGATAG
- the ftsW gene encoding putative lipid II flippase FtsW, whose protein sequence is MICSPILKKEGRVLKPVLLRSPPKTKQNMKRQERARRMKSEPVSALANQILQEQGPNHHIDYALLNIIVILIAIGLVSILSASAHVAQAQMGDASYYFKKQLVGVALGLVAMFFAIRIDIYKLPRYIKPLMVASILLLLATHIPGIGITSKGSSRWIHLMGLVFQPSEIAKPVLVMYLAAILGHPMAQSLRRREKLEILAPVAAILMIILTEPDLGTTIVVSGTVLILYIAAGMKFWKVAALIISGGLGFFIMSWSTPYQQARITSWLNPWSDPQGKGFHLIQSLIAIGSGGFFGNGFGQSVQKLFYLPEQHTDFIFAVISEEFGFVGVCLLLLLFILLAQRGTAIAVKAPTPYLKILSMGLACMVVMQAWVNLAVVSGSIPTTGLTLPFISFGSSSMIVNLAAMGLLLNISRYVPSALKPPARQTDKNLQAAQNS, encoded by the coding sequence ATGATATGTTCGCCAATTTTGAAAAAAGAGGGGAGAGTTTTAAAGCCTGTGTTGCTTCGCTCACCCCCTAAAACCAAACAAAACATGAAACGCCAAGAACGCGCCCGACGGATGAAATCTGAGCCTGTTTCTGCCCTGGCCAACCAGATTTTGCAGGAACAGGGCCCCAATCACCATATTGATTATGCGCTTTTGAATATTATTGTGATTCTGATTGCAATTGGGTTGGTCAGTATTCTCAGTGCCAGTGCGCATGTTGCCCAGGCTCAGATGGGAGATGCCAGCTATTATTTTAAAAAGCAGTTGGTTGGGGTGGCTTTGGGGCTGGTGGCCATGTTCTTTGCGATTCGAATCGATATTTATAAATTGCCGCGCTATATCAAGCCTTTGATGGTTGCCTCCATCCTTTTGCTGCTGGCAACGCATATCCCAGGTATCGGCATTACCAGTAAAGGTTCTTCCCGTTGGATTCATCTGATGGGGTTGGTGTTTCAGCCCTCTGAGATTGCCAAGCCTGTCTTGGTGATGTACCTGGCTGCGATTTTGGGGCATCCCATGGCGCAAAGCTTGAGACGACGTGAAAAACTTGAAATCTTAGCACCTGTCGCAGCGATCTTAATGATTATTTTGACTGAGCCCGATTTGGGCACCACGATTGTGGTTTCGGGGACTGTTTTAATTCTCTATATCGCTGCGGGGATGAAGTTTTGGAAAGTCGCCGCCCTGATCATTTCAGGGGGGCTGGGGTTTTTTATTATGAGTTGGAGTACCCCCTACCAACAGGCGCGCATTACCTCTTGGCTCAACCCCTGGTCGGATCCTCAGGGGAAAGGTTTTCACCTGATTCAGTCTTTAATCGCAATTGGCTCCGGTGGTTTTTTTGGCAATGGATTTGGCCAAAGTGTACAAAAATTATTCTACTTGCCTGAGCAGCATACCGATTTTATTTTTGCTGTGATTTCTGAAGAATTTGGCTTTGTCGGGGTTTGCCTGCTTTTGCTTTTGTTTATTCTTTTGGCACAACGGGGGACGGCCATTGCCGTCAAAGCGCCCACGCCCTATTTGAAAATTCTCTCCATGGGTTTGGCCTGCATGGTCGTGATGCAGGCCTGGGTCAATCTGGCGGTGGTCAGTGGCTCGATTCCGACCACCGGCTTGACCTTGCCCTTTATCAGTTTTGGCAGTTCTTCGATGATTGTAAATTTGGCGGCGATGGGTCTGCTTTTGAATATCTCCCGCTATGTGCCCAGTGCACTGAAGCCTCCCGCCCGTCAGACGGATAAAAACCTACAGGCGGCACAAAATTCATGA